In a single window of the Streptomyces sp. NBC_00094 genome:
- a CDS encoding YfhO family protein — translation MPNTTRSCLAAALLSVAAVCAGDAAARVFPFGPRHRAVNDLANQFVPFHAHLWDLLHGRADGGPLLDWQAGWGTSFLPDYGTYLSSPFAPLVALFPRGDIEYAVYGITVLKTAVSAAAMTFLLRRLGPGAWWWAAVLGASYALCGWSLAEGTYNPMWLDGLIAFPLLCLVGEWVREGRRPLLGPLVVAVCWLANFYTAYMATLGAALVLLVRLATTDSLRARTLARAAVTTTIGIGLTAPVLVPVFLGSRHAHPGLVRAFDPAAGTDVLARLLPATYSFATPAAFVCTAVPLLAGTLLFRRDVPGRERWLWAGLCAAVAMSLQWGPTHLVWHVFATPNGSPYRQTFVLSGVLVLAAWTAVSHGLPDRRALLGGAGVVLALAAGALPSPLVTRGALLLAGAGLAAVAGALLLPRRGRYGAVAALLVTGTLLGQAAATTAYADRERIARLDDYPPLGVEQERRAAALAAADGWPAYRVDTGLPRFAGNDPLLLGGQGAAYYSSHTPAVLTKTLTALGGGWTSRGRNLLSPDNPVTDAVFGVGARWRDGAVHRTETYLPLVTVRPPGPPPVYGPSPFRNQELLLGARVYEAPRAGACPVGTEVFLWAPDASGRARLGTRTADLLGGRPKRSAAMTSLGVQRTAGTRVEVPGGGRSEVGCLDHARLREAVTALRAKAATSVRPTADGISATVPRGPGTVVVAAPHIAGWRCANTPTASYGGLLALPTASTGTGTVDCVFRPPGLRAGLAAGVGSLAILLLWRAAARRRSRPAAAPPPICRSV, via the coding sequence ATGCCGAACACCACGCGCTCGTGCCTGGCGGCCGCCCTCCTCTCCGTGGCCGCCGTCTGCGCTGGGGACGCCGCCGCCCGCGTCTTCCCCTTCGGGCCGCGCCACCGGGCCGTCAACGACCTCGCGAACCAGTTCGTGCCGTTCCACGCGCACCTCTGGGACCTGCTGCACGGCCGCGCGGACGGCGGGCCGCTGCTCGACTGGCAGGCGGGCTGGGGCACGAGCTTCCTCCCCGACTACGGCACCTACCTGTCGAGCCCCTTCGCCCCGCTCGTCGCCCTCTTCCCGCGCGGGGACATCGAGTACGCGGTGTACGGGATCACCGTCCTGAAGACGGCGGTCTCGGCGGCCGCGATGACGTTCCTGCTGCGGCGCCTCGGACCGGGCGCGTGGTGGTGGGCGGCGGTCCTGGGCGCCTCGTACGCGCTGTGCGGCTGGTCGCTCGCGGAGGGCACGTACAACCCCATGTGGCTGGACGGCCTGATCGCCTTCCCGCTGCTCTGCCTGGTCGGCGAGTGGGTACGGGAGGGCCGGCGGCCGCTCCTTGGACCGCTGGTGGTCGCGGTCTGCTGGCTCGCGAACTTCTACACGGCCTACATGGCGACCCTCGGCGCGGCCCTCGTGCTCCTGGTACGGCTGGCGACGACCGACTCCCTCCGGGCGCGGACACTGGCCCGGGCGGCGGTGACCACGACCATCGGCATCGGCCTCACGGCCCCCGTCCTCGTCCCCGTCTTCCTCGGCTCCCGCCACGCCCACCCGGGCCTGGTCCGCGCGTTCGACCCGGCGGCCGGTACCGACGTGCTGGCCCGGCTGCTCCCGGCGACGTACAGCTTCGCCACCCCGGCGGCCTTCGTCTGCACGGCGGTGCCGCTGCTCGCGGGGACGCTGCTCTTCCGCCGGGACGTCCCGGGCCGTGAGCGGTGGCTGTGGGCGGGCCTGTGCGCGGCCGTCGCGATGTCGCTGCAGTGGGGCCCCACGCACCTCGTCTGGCATGTCTTCGCCACCCCGAACGGCAGCCCGTACCGCCAGACCTTCGTCCTCTCCGGCGTCCTCGTCCTCGCCGCCTGGACGGCCGTCTCGCACGGCCTCCCGGACCGCCGGGCGCTGCTCGGCGGGGCGGGCGTCGTCCTGGCCCTCGCGGCGGGCGCGCTGCCCAGCCCGCTCGTCACCCGCGGGGCGCTGCTGCTCGCGGGCGCGGGCCTCGCGGCGGTGGCGGGCGCGCTCCTCCTGCCCCGCCGGGGCCGGTACGGGGCCGTCGCCGCGCTCCTCGTGACGGGCACGCTGCTCGGGCAGGCCGCGGCGACGACGGCGTACGCGGACCGGGAGCGGATCGCCCGGCTCGACGACTACCCGCCGCTGGGCGTGGAGCAGGAGCGGCGGGCGGCGGCCCTGGCGGCGGCCGACGGCTGGCCCGCGTACCGCGTGGACACGGGCCTCCCCCGGTTCGCCGGGAACGATCCCCTCCTCCTGGGCGGCCAGGGCGCCGCGTACTACAGCAGCCACACCCCGGCGGTCCTCACGAAGACGCTGACCGCGCTCGGCGGCGGCTGGACCTCGCGGGGCCGGAACCTGCTGAGCCCGGACAACCCGGTGACGGACGCGGTGTTCGGGGTGGGGGCGCGGTGGCGGGACGGTGCCGTCCACCGTACGGAGACGTACCTCCCCCTGGTGACGGTACGGCCGCCGGGCCCGCCCCCGGTCTACGGCCCGTCCCCCTTCCGCAACCAGGAACTCCTCCTCGGCGCGCGGGTGTACGAGGCTCCGCGCGCGGGCGCGTGCCCGGTCGGCACCGAGGTCTTCCTCTGGGCCCCCGACGCGAGCGGCCGGGCCCGACTGGGCACCCGCACGGCCGACCTCCTGGGCGGCCGGCCGAAGCGCAGCGCGGCGATGACCTCGCTGGGCGTCCAGCGGACGGCGGGCACGAGGGTGGAGGTGCCGGGCGGCGGCAGGAGCGAGGTCGGCTGCCTGGACCACGCCCGGCTGCGGGAGGCGGTGACGGCCCTCCGCGCCAAGGCCGCCACGTCGGTCCGCCCCACGGCGGACGGCATCAGCGCGACGGTCCCCCGGGGCCCGGGCACGGTGGTCGTCGCGGCCCCCCACATCGCGGGCTGGCGGTGCGCGAACACCCCCACGGCCTCGTACGGCGGCCTCCTCGCCCTCCCGACGGCGTCGACCGGCACCGGGACGGTCGACTGCGTCTTCCGCCCGCCCGGCCTGCGGGCGGGCCTGGCGGCGGGGGTGGGCTCACTGGCGATACTGCTCCTGTGGCGCGCGGCCGCCCGCAGGCGTTCCCGCCCCGCCGCGGCGCCGCCCCCCATTTGCCGGTCGG